In a single window of the Raphanus sativus cultivar WK10039 chromosome 9, ASM80110v3, whole genome shotgun sequence genome:
- the LOC108824101 gene encoding protein SOB FIVE-LIKE 2 isoform X1: MESPTIHGEGAEEKSGCESGWTMYIEDTFHGNHPSEVVYEEYDDDFRFKKVDDEDAEDGDGDDSSENGSDDSMTSDASSWPSTQHQRNIKNHAAAKKSNAKQVSHKTKNRACEKFSDEEEESEFKARTRTTTTTRVQSRGKVSKTK, translated from the coding sequence ATGGAGTCTCCAACAATCCATGGAGAAGGTGCTGAGGAGAAGAGTGGTTGTGAATCAGGATGGACTATGTACATAGAAGACACCTTCCATGGAAACCATCCCTCTGAGGTTGTCTATGAAGAATATGATGatgattttcgttttaaaaaggtagatgatgaagatgctgaagatggtgatggtgatgataGTAGTGAAAATGGGAGCGATGACTCGATGACTTCTGATGCATCTTCATGGCCAAGCACTCAGCATCAAAGGAACATCAAGAATCATGCAGCTGCAAAGAAGAGTAATGCCAAACAAGTCAGTCATAAGACAAAGAACAGGGCTTGTGAAAAGTTCAGCGACGAAGAAGAGGAATCTGAGTTCAAGGCTAGAACAAGAACCACCACAACTACTCGTGTTCAAAGTAGAGGCAAGGTGAGCAAAACCAAATAA
- the LOC108824101 gene encoding protein SOB FIVE-LIKE 2 isoform X2: MYIEDTFHGNHPSEVVYEEYDDDFRFKKVDDEDAEDGDGDDSSENGSDDSMTSDASSWPSTQHQRNIKNHAAAKKSNAKQVSHKTKNRACEKFSDEEEESEFKARTRTTTTTRVQSRGKVSKTK, encoded by the coding sequence ATGTACATAGAAGACACCTTCCATGGAAACCATCCCTCTGAGGTTGTCTATGAAGAATATGATGatgattttcgttttaaaaaggtagatgatgaagatgctgaagatggtgatggtgatgataGTAGTGAAAATGGGAGCGATGACTCGATGACTTCTGATGCATCTTCATGGCCAAGCACTCAGCATCAAAGGAACATCAAGAATCATGCAGCTGCAAAGAAGAGTAATGCCAAACAAGTCAGTCATAAGACAAAGAACAGGGCTTGTGAAAAGTTCAGCGACGAAGAAGAGGAATCTGAGTTCAAGGCTAGAACAAGAACCACCACAACTACTCGTGTTCAAAGTAGAGGCAAGGTGAGCAAAACCAAATAA